One Triticum dicoccoides isolate Atlit2015 ecotype Zavitan chromosome 3B, WEW_v2.0, whole genome shotgun sequence genomic window, GAAAATATGTTTTTCTCTAAAAAACAATGTATTTTTTAGAATCAAAGATGGTCGAGTGTATTAGGAGTGTGTAAAATTTCATCGGAAAATGATTCAACAGAGCTTTAGGCAAAAAAAACCCCAAAAAACTTGGTTGTCAAAGATCTTTTTTGAGAAAATGCATTTTTGAGAAGTACCTACAAAGAAACATGGATGCCAGCCGTCATCGCCGATTCCGAGGAACCATTGCGTCTTTGACCACACCATCATGCCACTAGGGGTATGAATAGTAGAAGAACCCATTGCGACAAATAAGTGTCCAAATTGTAGCCCATAGGCTCAGATTTCGCTGACTTTCTTGACTCCTCCCTTGCACGTGTACGTCATGCTCGGTGACTCTCTATCAAATTACTTTTACAAATAATCTACCCTTGGTGCGTCCTAGATAGCTCATGGACATCATCTACATGCCATAAGTGTCGTTGGGCGCACAGAAGGAAGAATAAGGAGGAGACAGACTCTTATGTTGGGTCAACCTCATTTGAGAAGTTAAGTTTAGGGGAAGGAATGGGTGGAAAATAGCTTAATCTATGAAAATTTGAAGGATTAAGGTTGGGAAATAGTTTAGGAGATTAAAGGAGATGGAAAGGGCTAGAGATGCCCttagatggatgtctttgaggagagTGCACACCACTTCTTCGCGTCAAACTCTACatttattttttgcctgtttttatcATGCATACTTACTATACTCAAAACAGAGATGGATACACCTAAAATTTATGTACAATTATTTATGTGGAACACCCTACTTTATATTATATATTATGCATGCATCGATACTGTTTATCTTAGATCATTTTCTTATATATACAACATACGTTTTGGTCCATGGTTAAACATGTATGATAGTATATGCCATTATTGTGTTACAATCTGCTAGTGATGTAGACGCACTCCTGCCTTTTGCTTCATGACGTTCTCCAGTTCTTCACAAAATGCTGGACACTCCTTGCTCATTGTTCGTTGGGTTCTCTGTTTCAATGGGAAATATGATGAAGTTGTAAGTTCTTGGGAATAAAATTGCCATTCCATGGTTGATCATAATGACATATATATTAAGATAAAAATTTAAAAGTTTATGACACATTTGTAGTGTTACTGCTTAGTGTATTAGAAAAAAATGGATACCACGTAGGAATCCACATAAAGATTCATAAAAATATCATCCAAATATCCATTTTTCGCTAGTACAACTAATCGACTCTCGAAGGAGTAGAGGCCTATAGAGTGGGAAAAAGATCCATGCATTCTATCGCATCCATATATGTCATTGCCTAACGAATTAAGGGGATGTTCCCTTGTTTACTTGTTACACATCCCATGCTTAATGGAATCAATTGGCCACACAAGCAAAACATCATTTCAAGAGTTTTGGTGTTTAATCATGTCATAATATATCCTTTTCCCTTGACATAAATCCAAATACAACAAGCTTGATCTATTCCATTAGTTGTATCAGCATGATCATGATGCCCCCTCCCACCCTTTAGTTTAGGATGGAAAGGATGTGAGAGAAAAAAACAAGACCAATCGAGGTGCATGTGGGTCTAGCTACATTGGATTAAGACCCTGTCACACTTAGATTTAGTGTAGTACGAACCGACCCAGCCTACGCAGCTACGGTAAGAAGCAAAGTCCTCATTCAACCAAGTGCTCGTCTCTCCCATGTCAAAAGAAAGACCAAAACATTGGGATAGTGGCGGAGCTTAGTGCAAGGCTAAGGGGGCCGTGGCCCCCCCAACATTAGGCAAAACATTGAAGAAAAATTACTATGCAGGGATTATATAAGAAAAAGATCAATCTTTACCCTCTTAGTTTTTCATGTTTTGGCTTTTGGCCCCTCCTGAGATTCCTGCCTAGCTCCGCCACTGATTGGGAACATGTCCTCTTTGACAAGTGTGCGATGATTGATCACTAAGGAATGTTGATATGTTTGGAGGTTGAATCCTTGGAGCCCATAATACATTTTCGACAAAAGGGTGGATTTTATgaactcaaaatgaagcatcaagtggatacaaatgcaatgagcacacacccggcctctccataattaggatgcacacaaccagaACCAGAACCACACAAATGCACAGAAACTAATACAAAACCGAAGCTATTCCTAGTGGAGGAAAAAAAGAAACCCCAAAGCGATTAAAACATTGACGACAAACTACTACAATGACCATATCCGCATCAACCATGTCTTCACATCATAAGGACAATGAGAAAGGTTTTCAATTAGTAAAGTCTCAAGGAAGGAATGGTGCTCAAGCGCTGACGTCGCCTAATACAACCACCAATAGGGAGGTCTTGAGTTTTCACCATGAAGATAAAGTCCAAACAAATCGTAAAGAAATGCCTTCAATAAGGTAATGATGAAAAACACCTTCATTGCCAGGTATAGGCAATTAGGGTCATGCAATGGGTTTTTTGCCTGGAGCTTGAGACTGAGTATTCGAGGAGCATCACCAAATCGTAGTCATCAACATATTGTCACCACCACTTTACGTGATCCCAATAGCTAAATGTACACCATGGTCTTGACATAAGACACCACACAAGTGAAGTCCATGCCCACACAAGCATATATTCAGACCGCAACATGTGCCAGTCGCCACCAAACACTCAAAATGACGAAGGTCATCGTATAACATGAGGTGAAGATTGGCGAGGGAGGACAGTCACAGGCACGGCCAACATCCCAATACGGGACAGTCTGGTAGTCTTGTACCGTCCTCCCATGTGGCGCCAAATTGATCGGCAATACATACTCCTCGTTGCCACCGGATCTGAAGGTCTAAGACCCTCGACCCATTGCATGAACCACCTAGCATCGCAGGACCATGGAGCCATCCGTGCGCCAAAGTGAAGGGCTACCTCGTTGGGACAAAGATGGATGTCGCCATCACCTGCGTACCAGTAGATGGGATCACGACCACCGACGCCTCACCATCACAAACCATTGATCCGCTCAAAAACACCACCATCAATGCTGCAGAGCCATATTCCTTGCTTCAAGTGGTTGCCGGTAGATCACGTGTCATTGTCGAAGGCTACTAGAGCAAATACCTCCCCACCGCTACCTTCATTGACCCATCCCGGAATTTAGCCTGGCCACTGGTCTCTAACGACGACAAGGGGAAAGGAGGATGGGGAGGTAGGAGGCATCGGTTGTGGTTATATTAAGGGAGGAGGGAGCGGttgtgaggagggagaaggagggagaGAATGCAACTCGAAGCCCAAAAGATGGAACTTGGTCAACCTAGAATGACGAGGTTTCATGTAATCCCTACTATATACTCTTAAAATAGTTCTTGGTACTATAACCAAGAACCATTTGAGCAGTCGGATAGACTCGTTGTGATCTGTTTTGTCATTTTTACTATACATATTCCTAGCATCAGCTTCGTCCTTGCAAATTCTGGTCAAGGTAAACGAAATGTACCATTCACCATTTGTTGTACTATGCCACCCTTTTAAATTCAAAGTGTAGGCTACAGTCCCCACCACTGATTTGAGTTAACAATCATGATCTTTTATTGGGGATGGGGTTGGGGGAAGATCTATGGAGGTCGAAGCAAAACGTCATTCCAATATTACAATAAACTAACTTGCATTTGAAGTAACTAACTTACATTTAGTCCTAGTAGTAGATAACGGGTGGCAGTGCCTGACCAGATACGATTTCATATATAGCAAAAAAATAGCCCCCAAAAATGTCCTCAAATTAAACACTTTAGAAATAGAAATAGACGTGCCTTTTGCTGAGTTTTAGCTCATCGTACTATATATTGTTTGTTAAGATAAAATCATAAGCATCCACATGACATATTACCAAAAGGAAGCCACAAAATATCAAATCGCAAGCATCGATGACAGAGATTACCAACAGGAATTAAAGGCAGATGTGTACCTGAAGATGAAGGCTGTAGAACGTCCTGTTCTGGAATGCGGAAGTGGACGAGCTGATGAGGCGAAGACCTTCATTCTCCAGCACGTTGATGCACTTGGACAAGGGCAGATCTCCAGCCATAGTGCTCACCAGGCTGACCTGGACCATGATATCCCTGTCGTCGATGCAGGTGGCGGACACAATTGGAGCCGTGTTCTCCCTCATGGTCAGCACTCCCGGCTTGCAGCTGGCCCGCGTCAGCTCCTCCTTTTTCTTCTCCAGGCCTTCCACCTGCTTCTGCAGCTCTGGGATGTACTTGAGCACCCGTGAAACCGTGATTGGAATGCTCAGCTTCTTCTGCAACACAGTTAATTGAAGGAAAAGATAAATTGGTTGGATGCTCATGACAGAACCTCTCCCATGTACTATATGAGAGCCACGGAGGAAGATGAATGAGTCGGGTTTAATTAAACGATGTTATTACGGTGCGATCGTCTTCGGGGAGGAGGGAGCGGAGGTCGGAGTAGAGCTCGTTGAGTTCCTTGCGTCGGTCTCGCTCGTAGGCGTTGTGGCTGATCTTGCGATGGGAGcccgagccgtcgccgtcgccgcccgaggaGGTGCCGTTGTTGACGGTCGGCGCTACTGGGATGCCGTGGTTTCCGAGGCCCAGCCACTGCATGGACGGCGCGAGGTGGTGGTGGACGCCGGTGCCGGAGAAGATGTCGGGCTCCAGCAACGACATGCTGCTCGCGAACGGGTCCTCGAACAGCTGGTAGTGGTGCCCCATTGCAAGCCGGCAGCTCGCGGCAGCTTGCGTCTGATTGATCGACGAGTTCGTGTGGAGAGGTTAGAGACGATGGATGAGAGAGGGAATCTAGCTAGCTTAACTAGCTTCCTAACCACCGAGCAATCTAGCTGCTAATTGATGTCATTTTTCTTTGTGAGTCGCAAGAGGAAGAGGCAATAGTAGCCTGGTAGTAGGGGAGGAGGCTCACTAATCTAATTTTATTGAGATGATTAGTATTAACTACTTCTCATGGCTGGTCTGATCTATGGAGCCTGCTTGAGCTCCCATTTATATAGGCCGAGGGATGAGGGGATGTCAGTGTCACATGCCATTATAATTTTCAGATTACTAATTTTAGGGGGAAAATTATGAGAATGGGAATAAAAAATAAATTGAGAGTAAGGGTTTTACCTTGTGCTGCTCAAATATCCATGCAGAAGTTGTTAATATGAAAATATCGGAAATCAATAAATCAATGATATCATGAAATAGTTATACTTTGTGGGAATGACAGGAGGCTACTCATTGTGGGAGTATCATATACTGATATCATGCCCCTCTCTCTccccatgcatatgatactagtgtataataTACTACCTtcgtagtgcatagtatcataaagtagtatcatataTGATCTCATTTATTgctatgcataatacataatagcataacatttattatgatacaatATCTACCTTTCTTCTTTTATTATCTGTTACATCAACACGTTTGCTAGTTCTGAGTGCATATGATACCGggtaagataccaccatgatggccagcctgAAATAATAAAGGTGGAGCTGGTGAGAGGATACTGCAGTGTGCTGAACACTATGGAGAACTAGGAATAATGCTTGTTTTTGCCATAAATTTCATGGTAATCATTTTGCTGTTACGTTTACTTGGGAGTAGCTGTATAGCTACATTAACACTTGGGCGTTTCTCCAGATGGGACAAGGTCAAAGAAGATTTGAAGATGGAGCTGCTATGATGATCAAGACGGTGATCCAGGAGATGAGCACAGGAAGACTAGGATGGGCGCCCGGTGGTAAGAAGAATTCAAGGTTGATGCTTTGCCGAGAGGCTTTTGCGCCGATAACCTTTGTAATTAGGATTTGATGGGGAAGTATTTCGCCATGTTGTTTTTGTTATTTCTTCTTGAATATGCACAAGCATGCGTATCATATATTATAAGGAGAATGACTTTTGCCCTCCACATCAAGTTATTACGACAATGTAACAACTTGTCTATCATACATTATACCAACCTAAGGAACTACTCTCGCTGAGTCCACATACACAGCCCTGCAAAGAAATTTTCTAGATCGCCCTTGAGTAGCCCTGCTTGTTTCCATAAGCGACCTTCCCTCTCGATAGTCCGTATTACCTAGATGACCAATGGTGTCTTGCCATCAAAGACGATTGCATTCCCTATGCTTCCAAAACATCGACATGCATATGATGATGAGTGCCCATCCATCCTTCCTCCTGTGGTCCTCTCACTCTTTGCTAGCACACCACTGCCCAATTTTGTCGTCAATCGTAGGTATCCAATCTTGCTGTCCCCAAGCGGTGCACACCACCGTCCAAACCTATCTCGCAAGAATGCATGGAAGCAAGATGTGGCCGATGGTTTCTCACCAGTATGCGTGTCCGATTTGTGATCATGCTGCTTTTGTTGTTGCTCTTGGGGTTCTAATCCCCTgttatgttttcttttcttttgaggtTCTCTTAGTTCCAACCTTGTAAACTTGCAGCGATTTATTTAATGAAAATTGATGGGGAGGCCTGTTGTTTCGGAAAAAATAAGGTGGAGCTGGCGACACAAGTGATGTTTACCGGGCAGCACAGATATGGCGGTCTAGGCTTGGATAGAGGCCCCTACATATTAGTTTTGTTTGTCCTTGTTTATCATTGTGCCTTTTCTATTTGTCCCCACTGCGTCATTGCATGCATCTAGTATGCAAAGGACCAAGAATAAACTCAAGTCACTCAAGTGCGGTTGTATCGGCTTGCTGTGATGATGTTTTTTGTGGGGGTTGTGACTATGTTGTCACTAAATAAATAAATTTCATTTATCAAAAATACTAAGTAATGCTCTATGATAtatgcatttttcatatatatacaACAATTTTCATGGGCACTGATTTTTTCAAGATGGAGTCCAACTATCTGTGTAATAATTCACGGTTGGCTGGCCTATATCCGCATCAAAAGATAGCATTCAAATCATCACCTCACCGTTTCAACTATCAAGGGTTTGTTCGAGGTCCCCGCAAAAAAAAGGTTCGCCTGAGTTTAAGCCTGGTCAGATCTTCGGATCCCATGTCCTTGTTCCCTTATGAAGTTATGAAGTTTTTTTTTTCTGGTTTGTAAGTTGTTTTCCTCAGCACTACGTATTGCGTATGTCAGCTATCTAATGAATCTCTTTAACCGAttacttatttacacattaatctgGCAACCTATTGTTTATGTTGATGCATGATAAGTTAAATCTAGAGGCTCCAGCAGCACCGGTGGTTACTGGACTAGTGGACCTAACATTTCCCTTTCCTGAAACAAAGAAGAAAGGCACGTAGCATCCAGCCCTATATTCGTGTTCGCTCTGGTTGGCACCGGACTGGATGCCCTTTTGGTTGGTCTAATCATCACCAAACAACTTAATTAACCGCACCAATGCACTGTACATTGACCAAGTTTAAGGAGAGGAGCCAAATGCATGTACTGACAGTATAGCTAGTGGGGGTAGCTGCTGCGCTGGCTAGATGCTTACTTCCCAAAAGTAGATTAGTTAAGCCATCTAGATTCGCCCTTCAGGGGGATCTACGATCGGGTTTATCTTAACTAATCGCCGCACTGACGTACTCAGACTGGGCTCGGGCTTATGTTAATGGCGCGTGGCCGGGCCGTGCTGGAGTGCGCCAGGCGCGTGGCCGGGCCGTGTGCCGCCGACGGGTTCTCTCCTGGGCAGCACGCACAACTGTAGGCGCCTGTCCTTGGAGCATCTGTGTGGCTCTATCCTTAGGGCATCTCTAACGCCAACCCACGAATCTCCAGCATACGTTCAGATTGCATTGTCCGGACCGCGGAATCCATCCAACACGGGTCTGTATCGGTCTGCGGGCAGTCCAGATGCGTTTTCTTCCGCAAACTGGAGGCAAATGTGGAAGGGCTTTGTAGGAGTCCGGACCGCTGTCACGCCCGCttttgaccgccctggcccaccttgGAATCATCAAattaacacttgagctagtcctagatGCTAGACTAGGAATCTGGTTTTACAATTTATACTTCTACACATGCTAATGAGTTTTCCTCATAATCGCATATTCAAGAACCctagcagttatagcatagaatataaacactAACTATAAACTTGGATAATACAAAtactattgtctctagggcatattttaaaGAGTCTTCCACTTTCACTAAAGTCAATATCTAAATTACATAACTTCATTTACATCAATGGCAATCCGGTGTTGTTCATACTttgctctgaaggaaatatgccctagaggcaataataaagttattatttatttccttatttcatgataaatgtttattattcatgctagaattgtattaaccggaaacataatacatgtgtgaatacatagacaaacatagtgtcactagtatgcctctacttgactagctcgttgatcaaagatggttgagtttcctagccatagacatgagttgtcatttgatcaacgggatcacatcattaggagaatgatgtgattgacttgacccattctgttagcttagcacttgatcgtttagtatgttgctattgctttcttcatgacttatacatgttcctataactatgagattatgcaactcccgtttaccggaggaacactttgtgtgttaccaaacatcacaacgtaactgggtgattataaaggtacaggtgtctccgaaggtacttgttgagttggcgtatttcgagattaagatttgtcactccgattgtcagagaggtatctccgggccctcttggtaatgcacatcactataagccttgcaagcaatgtgactaatgagttagttgcgggatgaagtattacggaacgagtaaagagacttgccggtaacgagattgaactaggtatgatgataccgacgatcgaatctcgggaaagtaacataccgatgacaaagggaacaacgtatgttgttatgcagttcgaccgataaagatcttcgtagaatatgtaggagccaatatgggcatccaggttccgctattggttattgaccagagaagtgtctcggtcatgtctacatagtcctcgaacccgtagggtccgcatgcttaacgttcgttgatgatatagtattatatgagttatgtatgttggtaactgaatgttgttcggaatcccggatgagatcacggacatgacgaggaactctggaatggttcagagataaagtttgatatatgggataatagtgtttgatctccggaaaggttccggaattcaccggaaggggttccagatgtttcccgaaatgtttgggtacgagaacacgttatttgggccaaaggggaaagcccacaaggtttttggaaagcgcaaaaggaagttttgcggagtccaggggccagacgccagggtcccttgcgtctgggtccagacaccgggaaccttggcgtctggccctggagtccgagaaggactcttgcctttcgggtgaaaccgactttgtggaggcttttactccaagtttcgaccccaaggctcaacatataaatagaggggcagggctagcaccaaagacacatcaagaaacaccaagccatgtgtcggcaaccctgtcccctctagtttatcctccgtcatacttttcgtagtgcttaggcgaagccctatggagATTGTTCtttaccaacaccgtcaccatgtcgtcgtgctgccggaactcatctactacttcacccatcttgctggatcgagaaggcgaggacatcatcgagctaaacgtgtgctgaacgcggaggtgccgtacgttcggtacttgattggggcggatcgtgaaggtgtacgactacatcaaccgcgttaataaacgcttccgcttagcgatcttcaaggatatgaagatacactctcccctctcattgctatgcatcaccatgatcgtgcgtgtgcgtaggaactttttttgaaattactacgttccccaacagtggcatccgagcctggttttatgcgtagatgttatatgcacgagtagaacacaagtgagttgtgggcgatataagtcatactgcttaccagcatgtcatactttggttcggcggtattgttggatgaagcggcccggaccgacattacgcgtacgcttacgcgagactggttctaccgacgtgctttgcacataggtggctggcgggtgtcagtttctccaattttagttgaaccgagtgtggctacgcccggttcttgagaaggttaaaacaacactaacttgacgaactatcgttgtggttttgatgcataggtaagaacggttcttgctcagcccgtagcagccacataaaacttgcaacaacaaagtagaggatgtctaacttgtttttgcagggcatgttgtgatgtgatatggtcaagacgtgatgctatattttattgtatgagatgatcatgttttgtaaccgagttatcagcaactggtaggagccatatggttgtcgctttattgtatgcaatgcaatcgccctgtaattgctttactttatcactaagcggtagcgacagtcgtagaagcaataggtggcgaaacgacaacgatgctacgatggagatcaaggtgtcgcgccggtgatgatggtgatcatgacggtgcttcggatatggagatcacaagcacaagatgatgatggccatatcatatcacttatattgattgcat contains:
- the LOC119278664 gene encoding protein IRON-RELATED TRANSCRIPTION FACTOR 2-like, producing the protein MGHHYQLFEDPFASSMSLLEPDIFSGTGVHHHLAPSMQWLGLGNHGIPVAPTVNNGTSSGGDGDGSGSHRKISHNAYERDRRKELNELYSDLRSLLPEDDRTKKLSIPITVSRVLKYIPELQKQVEGLEKKKEELTRASCKPGVLTMRENTAPIVSATCIDDRDIMVQVSLVSTMAGDLPLSKCINVLENEGLRLISSSTSAFQNRTFYSLHLQRTQRTMSKECPAFCEELENVMKQKAGVRLHH